A single window of Anopheles moucheti chromosome 2, idAnoMoucSN_F20_07, whole genome shotgun sequence DNA harbors:
- the LOC128309599 gene encoding protein fork head gives MQKLYPESSINTSSSMAVGGGTGGGGGNMSPMATTYSSMNSMGMAVGGMTSVSPQGGGFGATVLGSPGMGGMGAAMNSMTGNCLTSTPIGYSSMGSPISNMGSCMGGNGMSTMAAMSGYSSVAGSREVLGDPSSPNSVALQRARTEKPAATYRRNYTHAKPPYSYISLITMAIQNNPHKMLTLAEIYQFIMDLFPFYRQNQQRWQNSIRHSLSFNDCFVKVPRTPDKPGKGSFWTLHPDSGNMFENGCYLRRQKRFKDEKKEVLRSLHKSPAHGGSLDAVGSPDKKDPNEEHHHHHHHHSHSHHSHRTEHVSKLSAADTHGMLNSAHGKDADALAMLHATADLCLAQQSHSQHGGSHHPTHHHHHHPAHQQLQQEELTAMVNRCHPSLLGEYHSMHLKQEPAGYTPSSHPFSITRLLPTESKADIKMYEMSQYAGYNGLSPLPNSHAAAAALGQDSYYHQSLGYHHASTGTTSL, from the coding sequence ATGCAAAAGCTTTACCCGGAAAGCTCGATCAACACGAGCAGCAGCATGGCGGTCGGTGGTGGtaccggcggtggtggtggcaacaTGAGCCCGATGGCCACCACGTACAGCAGCATGAACAGTATGGGTATGGCGGTGGGCGGCATGACGTCGGTGTCCCCGCAGGGCGGTGGGTTCGGGGCGACGGTGCTCGGCAGCCCGGGGATGGGCGGGATGGGTGCGGCCATGAACAGCATGACGGGCAACTGTCTCACCTCGACACCGATCGGCTACAGCTCGATGGGGTCGCCGATCAGCAATATGGGGTCGTGCATGGGGGGCAACGGTATGAgcacgatggcggccatgtCCGGGTACTCGAGCGTGGCCGGAAGCCGCGAGGTGCTGGGCGATCCCAGCTCGCCCAACTCGGTGGCGCTGCAGCGGGCGCGGACGGAGAAACCGGCCGCCACCTACCGGCGGAACTACACGCACGCGAAACCACCGTACTCGTACATCTCCCTCATCACGATGGCCATCCAGAACAACCCGCACAAGATGCTGACGCTCgccgaaatctaccagttcaTCATGGATCTGTTCCCGTTCTACCGGCAGAACCAGCAGCGGTGGCAGAACTCGATCCGGCACTCGCTCAGCTTCAACGACTGCTTCGTGAAGGTGCCGCGCACGCCGGACAAGCCGGGCAAGGGTTCGTTCTGGACGCTGCATCCCGACTCGGGCAACATGTTTGAGAACGGGTGCTATCTCCGGCGCCAGAAGCGCTTCAAGGATGAGAAGAAGGAGGTGCTGCGGTCGCTCCACAAGAGTCCGGCCCACGGCGGCAGCTTGGATGCGGTCGGCAGCCCGGACAAGAAGGACCCGAACGAGgagcaccatcaccatcaccatcaccacagccACAGCCATCACAGCCACCGGACGGAGCATGTGTCGAAGCTCAGTGCGGCCGACACGCACGGCATGCTGAACAGCGCGCACGGTAAAGACGCGGACGCGCTGGCCATGCTGCACGCGACGGCCGACTTATGCCTAGCCCAACAATCTCATTCACAGCATGGTGGTTCGCACCACCctacgcaccaccaccaccaccacccggcgcaccagcagctgcagcaggaGGAATTGACGGCTATGGTCAATCGCTGCCACCCTTCGCTGCTTGGTGAATACCATTCGATGCACCTGAAGCAGGAACCGGCCGGCTACACGCCCTCTAGTCACCCGTTCTCGATCACGCGGCTGCTACCGACCGAGTCGAAGGCCGACATCAAGATGTACGAGATGAGCCAGTACGCGGGCTACAACGGGCTGAGCCCGCTGCCGAACTCGCATGCGGCGGCGGCCGCCCTCGGGCAGGACTCGTACTATCACCAGAGCCTCGGTTACCACCATGCGTCCACGGGCACGACCAGCTTGTGA